A single genomic interval of Candidatus Jordarchaeales archaeon harbors:
- a CDS encoding hydrogenase iron-sulfur subunit, translated as MIGFLCNWCAYSAADTAGVAKIQYPTNIRTIWVPCAGRVNPILILEALEKGADGVLVLGCYPQDCHYRTGFDKAKRRVEALRELLKAAGIDPRRVRIESMAASEGKKFATVVREFVEELKKMPVLGEELVRVAEVKR; from the coding sequence GTGATAGGCTTCCTCTGCAACTGGTGTGCTTATAGCGCGGCGGACACTGCTGGAGTCGCTAAGATACAGTATCCGACGAATATTAGAACGATATGGGTTCCGTGCGCTGGGAGAGTTAACCCCATCTTGATCCTCGAAGCGCTGGAGAAGGGAGCTGACGGTGTCCTAGTGCTTGGCTGCTATCCTCAGGACTGCCACTACCGGACGGGGTTTGATAAGGCTAAGAGGAGGGTCGAAGCGCTGAGGGAGCTGCTTAAAGCTGCAGGCATAGACCCTAGGAGGGTTAGGATAGAGAGCATGGCTGCGTCTGAGGGAAAGAAGTTCGCGACCGTCGTAAGAGAGTTCGTCGAGGAGCTGAAGAAGATGCCAGTTCTGGGGGAGGAGCTGGTTAGGGTTGCTGAGGTGAAGAGGTGA
- a CDS encoding 4Fe-4S binding protein, giving the protein MAEQVEVRKEAEFEEERMLFKWSTEKLEKKLIYDAERCVGCGLCKEVCPSNAIELGPIPEIAMGEVEAPKIMINQDACSYCGLCSAVCPVKAIRFEMKGKSILEMEEYPRLIKEVKVDEEKCAPCLICQYTCPNDAIKVNLSIKKKDKLVRYKEKPPGKIEGTIRIDKEKCVLCGRCEVLCNAIEISWKDVKPNDPRPGYDIRVVEEECDYCGLCKEVCPYDAIEVECKTKVEREIEKPEVSGKVEVNLDDCITCGWCAKSCPKKAITVNKAFEGELSITDIDKCDPVGCKACLKICPGNVWFVPETLEEKKRFPKIAFVTDYCGFCGACQNACPVKIIKVKRTKVRYTKPKGMAWSNAWERAFKKLIGKAGDQPKARLPRIEREPVTPIVEEEGVIPKPRPDLMQRFIDVMERLKRLLSDRGARVLLERGKTEKLLEKFREAV; this is encoded by the coding sequence ATGGCTGAACAGGTTGAAGTCAGGAAGGAGGCTGAGTTTGAAGAGGAAAGGATGCTCTTCAAGTGGTCGACCGAGAAACTTGAGAAGAAGCTGATCTATGACGCTGAAAGGTGTGTTGGGTGTGGTCTCTGCAAGGAGGTTTGCCCTTCAAATGCCATAGAGCTTGGACCGATTCCCGAGATAGCCATGGGGGAGGTTGAGGCGCCTAAGATAATGATAAATCAGGATGCGTGCAGCTACTGCGGGTTGTGCTCAGCGGTTTGCCCTGTTAAGGCTATAAGGTTCGAGATGAAGGGCAAATCCATCCTGGAAATGGAGGAGTACCCGAGGCTGATCAAAGAGGTCAAGGTGGATGAGGAGAAGTGTGCTCCCTGCCTCATATGCCAGTACACGTGTCCAAATGACGCCATAAAAGTGAACCTTTCCATCAAGAAGAAGGACAAGTTAGTTAGGTACAAGGAGAAGCCGCCGGGTAAGATTGAGGGAACTATAAGGATCGACAAGGAGAAGTGCGTGCTCTGCGGAAGGTGCGAGGTTCTCTGCAACGCCATAGAGATCAGCTGGAAGGACGTGAAGCCGAACGACCCGAGGCCAGGCTACGATATAAGGGTGGTGGAGGAGGAGTGCGATTACTGCGGACTATGCAAGGAAGTGTGCCCTTACGACGCGATAGAGGTCGAGTGTAAGACGAAAGTTGAGAGGGAGATAGAAAAACCCGAAGTTTCAGGCAAGGTTGAAGTGAACCTCGACGACTGCATAACATGTGGCTGGTGTGCTAAATCTTGCCCGAAGAAAGCTATAACGGTGAACAAGGCGTTTGAGGGGGAGCTATCTATAACCGACATAGACAAGTGTGATCCAGTTGGGTGCAAGGCTTGCCTGAAAATATGCCCGGGGAACGTGTGGTTCGTCCCCGAGACGCTCGAGGAAAAGAAAAGGTTTCCTAAGATAGCGTTCGTGACGGATTACTGCGGCTTCTGCGGCGCCTGCCAGAACGCCTGCCCGGTTAAGATAATAAAGGTCAAGAGGACAAAGGTGAGATACACTAAGCCGAAGGGGATGGCTTGGTCTAACGCTTGGGAGAGAGCTTTCAAGAAGCTCATAGGGAAGGCAGGAGACCAGCCAAAGGCTAGGTTGCCGAGGATAGAAAGAGAGCCGGTGACCCCCATTGTTGAAGAGGAGGGAGTGATCCCGAAGCCAAGGCCAGATTTAATGCAGCGGTTCATCGACGTCATGGAGAGGTTGAAAAGACTTCTCAGTGATAGGGGGGCGAGAGTTCTCTTAGAGAGGGGTAAAACGGAGAAGCTGTTGGAAAAGTTTAGGGAGGCGGTTTGA
- a CDS encoding 4Fe-4S dicluster domain-containing protein, with protein MDRVSVLSASKWSWRLLEEAKKWGIQRPEECLSCGACVGACPAARTSSYNFRKIIRDVVLGNEEKVLSSREIWYCFYCFYCTSKCPSNVEIPYFIMRLRRIAMERGYGGDVLRVVIHTSSNLVEHGVSVLPSDYDRMDPARAEEKMVKLREKLGLPPVMKVSERAMEELKTIFKETGFGEEVMKIRSGKWPFKGISEKY; from the coding sequence ATGGATAGGGTTTCCGTTCTTTCTGCGAGCAAGTGGAGCTGGAGGCTTCTCGAGGAGGCTAAGAAATGGGGTATTCAGAGGCCGGAGGAGTGTTTGTCTTGTGGGGCGTGTGTGGGTGCTTGTCCGGCGGCGAGAACCTCGTCTTACAACTTTAGGAAGATAATTAGGGATGTTGTGCTTGGAAACGAAGAGAAGGTTTTGAGTAGTAGGGAGATATGGTACTGCTTTTACTGCTTCTACTGCACAAGCAAGTGTCCATCAAATGTGGAGATACCGTACTTCATCATGAGGTTGAGGAGGATCGCCATGGAGAGGGGTTATGGGGGGGATGTGCTCCGCGTTGTGATTCATACCAGCAGCAACCTGGTGGAGCACGGGGTCTCGGTGCTTCCGAGCGATTATGACAGAATGGACCCTGCAAGGGCTGAGGAGAAAATGGTTAAGTTGAGGGAGAAACTTGGACTACCGCCGGTCATGAAGGTCTCCGAGAGAGCTATGGAGGAGCTGAAAACTATATTCAAGGAGACCGGCTTTGGCGAGGAAGTGATGAAAATCCGCTCAGGTAAATGGCCGTTTAAGGGAATATCTGAGAAGTACTAA
- a CDS encoding heterodisulfide reductase-related iron-sulfur binding cluster, with amino-acid sequence MVNEKWLEKIPADGPFYLFQGCFINHNYPGIEAATRFVLDKLGVKYFVSEDQSCCGLPEFGTLANPLILTCLVGRNLDVMRGYASYVMTACNGCYSAFHTSVTLMKDPEVARKTEEVLGKLGRRYSPLRVVHFADFVYKRLEDIVVKSVKVLGGLKMAVHYGCHYFVFEEKGLDSRENPSFVEEVIMRLGGEPVNYMAKDECCGFGMIQQVVHKNMAYAITEEKINSILDAGAEAILVICPYCLNVLDRNQRVLRDIELIEKAIPVIHISQLVALVLGASPEKMGFELHSVDVKPFIERIKERKMEFKGWTSREVTASLE; translated from the coding sequence ATGGTTAACGAAAAGTGGCTGGAAAAGATCCCGGCGGATGGACCCTTCTACCTGTTCCAGGGGTGCTTCATCAACCACAACTATCCGGGCATAGAGGCGGCGACGCGGTTCGTCTTGGACAAGTTGGGGGTCAAGTACTTTGTGAGTGAAGATCAGAGCTGCTGCGGTCTCCCGGAGTTTGGCACGCTTGCCAACCCACTCATACTCACCTGCCTAGTTGGCAGAAACTTGGACGTAATGCGGGGATATGCTTCATACGTGATGACCGCCTGTAACGGGTGCTATTCGGCTTTCCACACTTCAGTAACTCTCATGAAGGACCCAGAGGTTGCAAGGAAGACGGAGGAGGTGCTCGGGAAGCTTGGAAGAAGGTACTCCCCGCTAAGGGTTGTTCACTTTGCAGACTTCGTCTACAAGAGGCTTGAAGACATAGTTGTGAAATCTGTTAAAGTCCTCGGCGGGCTGAAGATGGCCGTTCACTATGGATGCCACTACTTTGTCTTCGAGGAGAAGGGGCTGGACAGCAGGGAGAACCCTTCGTTCGTTGAGGAGGTAATAATGAGGCTGGGGGGAGAACCAGTAAACTACATGGCTAAAGACGAGTGCTGTGGCTTTGGAATGATACAGCAAGTGGTTCACAAGAATATGGCTTACGCAATAACGGAGGAGAAGATAAATAGCATACTTGATGCGGGAGCGGAGGCGATACTCGTCATATGCCCCTACTGTCTCAACGTGCTGGACAGGAACCAGAGAGTTCTCAGAGACATAGAGCTGATAGAGAAGGCGATCCCAGTGATCCACATATCGCAGCTGGTGGCGCTAGTGCTGGGAGCCAGCCCCGAGAAGATGGGGTTCGAACTGCACAGCGTGGACGTTAAACCATTCATAGAGAGGATTAAAGAGAGAAAAATGGAGTTTAAAGGTTGGACGTCGAGGGAGGTGACCGCCTCACTAGAGTAG
- a CDS encoding OsmC family protein produces the protein MEKMVSEVEVEWLEGFKSRLKVKNFPEIILDEPPEMGGTDTGPCPVHLLAASVASCLLASYLYCAKKARVKLKEARATARAESEWEKGRMRVKHIAVRLELTPAGGSSRKRAELCANVFRQFCIVTESVTRGIPVSVEVKI, from the coding sequence ATGGAAAAAATGGTTTCAGAAGTGGAAGTCGAGTGGCTTGAAGGCTTCAAATCAAGGCTCAAGGTGAAGAACTTCCCAGAAATAATACTTGACGAGCCTCCTGAAATGGGTGGAACGGACACGGGTCCATGCCCGGTACACCTGTTAGCCGCCTCAGTGGCAAGCTGTCTCCTAGCATCATACCTTTACTGCGCCAAGAAGGCTAGGGTTAAGCTTAAGGAGGCTCGGGCCACGGCTAGGGCTGAGTCCGAGTGGGAGAAAGGCAGAATGAGAGTTAAACACATTGCTGTTAGGCTTGAGCTCACGCCTGCAGGGGGCTCGTCTAGGAAGAGAGCTGAGTTGTGCGCAAACGTTTTCAGGCAGTTCTGCATAGTTACGGAGTCTGTGACTCGAGGGATCCCTGTCAGCGTCGAAGTGAAAATCTGA
- a CDS encoding AbrB/MazE/SpoVT family DNA-binding domain-containing protein, with product MTSLAKVGKKGEVVLRKAEREIAGIKPGDTVLIMGRPGEVIVRKIPSLEELLTAQPKARISLEELARLRRELREELERGFAHEGSA from the coding sequence ATGACTTCTCTAGCTAAGGTCGGAAAGAAAGGTGAGGTTGTTCTGAGAAAGGCTGAGAGAGAAATTGCGGGGATAAAGCCTGGTGACACGGTGTTGATAATGGGCCGCCCGGGGGAGGTTATTGTCAGGAAGATCCCGTCGCTTGAAGAGCTCCTTACGGCTCAGCCTAAAGCTAGGATTTCGCTTGAGGAGCTTGCCAGACTTAGAAGGGAGCTGCGCGAAGAGCTGGAGAGAGGTTTTGCTCATGAAGGTTCTGCTTGA
- a CDS encoding MarR family transcriptional regulator — MRGLRVAVLIIFVGIIVAAVLPCCDGVMVSPVLGQAVVEDKSVSYEFGEERISVVLLDEGEAIFNIFLRVINVGSEDITLLGFTIELTDCSNISVTNISAPLYPCEPEYKVRRYDTVIYVNTSIPPGETGEFLVSFTTRQVVSKIFGYFQFLFSEKFEVNVGRFVLEVWLPPGCFLYSGGIEPIVPAPTDNFTDGERLVFRWEYERIEAGDYETFIIRYLPAVADEPSLIAVFLPLQVHSMWEWWILAGGLAAMAGVTLEVFISRRKGRRVSEVILPLLSDAEREVLKLLSASGGVMSQKEIEKSTGFSKAKVSVTLKSLEKKGLVEKEAKGRTKIVRLTSKVKV; from the coding sequence TTGCGTGGCCTGAGGGTTGCCGTCTTGATTATTTTTGTTGGGATTATTGTGGCGGCTGTTCTGCCTTGCTGTGATGGGGTGATGGTTTCTCCAGTTTTAGGACAGGCTGTGGTTGAGGACAAATCCGTGTCGTATGAGTTCGGTGAGGAGAGGATTAGTGTCGTTCTGCTTGATGAGGGAGAAGCTATATTCAACATATTCCTGCGCGTGATTAATGTTGGTAGCGAAGATATTACGCTTTTGGGTTTTACTATTGAGCTGACCGATTGCTCAAACATTTCCGTCACGAATATTTCAGCTCCTCTTTACCCCTGTGAGCCCGAGTATAAAGTTAGACGCTATGACACTGTGATCTATGTTAACACGTCGATTCCACCGGGAGAGACGGGAGAATTCTTAGTCAGCTTCACCACCAGGCAGGTTGTCTCAAAAATCTTTGGTTATTTTCAGTTCCTGTTTAGTGAGAAGTTCGAGGTGAACGTTGGAAGGTTTGTTCTTGAAGTTTGGCTCCCACCGGGATGCTTTCTCTATAGTGGCGGGATTGAACCCATAGTGCCTGCGCCTACTGACAACTTTACTGACGGGGAAAGGCTTGTTTTCAGGTGGGAGTACGAAAGAATAGAAGCGGGAGACTACGAAACATTTATTATACGTTACCTCCCTGCAGTCGCTGACGAGCCTAGCCTAATTGCCGTCTTTTTGCCCCTTCAAGTCCACTCCATGTGGGAATGGTGGATTTTAGCTGGAGGCTTGGCTGCTATGGCCGGCGTCACGCTCGAAGTCTTCATCTCTCGCAGAAAGGGGAGGAGGGTTTCCGAGGTCATTCTCCCACTGCTCAGCGACGCTGAAAGGGAGGTGCTAAAACTGCTTTCCGCTTCTGGGGGCGTGATGAGCCAGAAGGAAATAGAGAAAAGTACAGGGTTTAGTAAGGCCAAGGTAAGTGTGACTCTCAAATCGCTGGAAAAGAAGGGGTTGGTTGAAAAGGAGGCGAAAGGGCGGACAAAGATAGTTAGACTCACCAGCAAAGTAAAAGTATAG
- a CDS encoding sulfite exporter TauE/SafE family protein has product MDFLLAVILLVIAGLAVGFANGFFGVGGCFLMIPVMYYIFVSLGVPSDLAIKMAFGTNMAVVVPTAVMGVWTHKKQKGEFIHVGEWKDLIAGVTVGSTLGSIGAFLAPGELLKFLFGLFCLIGAYRFMTARPKPIEEMPRQHSTLKAAVSGFIGGGTAQFLGIGGGLVYLIILNMVLDMPIHGAIAMSLATMIFGSGAGATVFAVLGSTIPWTVVYLPDPLSTLVPRLSFQWTLSTLNSLVPGIAALYWTDVMLTYFNPVLHHVLRISSVLGVAPIINQLNPLKIAPPLSVGFVNLVAFAALAATSIPMSRVGARAAHRVSPKRMGILLAMVYVYVGLKLMGVFSLLGLPI; this is encoded by the coding sequence TTGGATTTTCTGTTAGCTGTTATCCTGCTAGTGATCGCAGGGTTAGCTGTTGGGTTTGCCAACGGGTTCTTTGGAGTTGGCGGTTGCTTCCTTATGATACCAGTTATGTACTACATTTTCGTGAGTCTAGGGGTTCCATCGGACTTAGCTATTAAGATGGCTTTTGGAACAAACATGGCGGTTGTCGTGCCGACAGCGGTCATGGGCGTGTGGACCCACAAAAAGCAGAAAGGAGAGTTCATACACGTCGGCGAGTGGAAGGACCTCATAGCAGGGGTGACTGTGGGTAGCACTCTAGGTAGCATTGGGGCTTTCTTGGCTCCTGGTGAGCTTCTGAAGTTCCTTTTCGGTCTTTTCTGCCTCATAGGGGCATACAGGTTCATGACGGCCAGACCGAAGCCCATAGAGGAAATGCCTAGACAGCACAGCACGCTGAAAGCGGCGGTTAGCGGCTTCATCGGCGGAGGAACAGCCCAGTTCCTGGGGATAGGTGGCGGTTTGGTCTACCTCATAATACTGAACATGGTACTGGACATGCCCATTCATGGAGCTATAGCAATGTCCCTCGCAACGATGATCTTCGGCTCAGGAGCCGGGGCAACTGTATTTGCGGTGCTGGGCTCAACCATACCATGGACTGTGGTTTACCTCCCAGATCCACTAAGCACTCTAGTACCGAGACTAAGTTTCCAATGGACGCTGTCCACACTGAACAGCCTAGTTCCCGGAATTGCAGCACTCTACTGGACGGACGTGATGCTCACGTACTTTAACCCCGTGCTACACCATGTGTTGAGGATAAGCTCCGTGCTGGGCGTCGCACCAATAATTAACCAGCTTAACCCCTTAAAGATAGCACCCCCGCTATCGGTGGGATTCGTTAACCTAGTGGCGTTCGCGGCACTAGCGGCCACCAGCATACCAATGTCGAGGGTGGGAGCACGGGCAGCTCACAGGGTCTCACCGAAGAGGATGGGCATACTTCTAGCAATGGTTTACGTCTATGTCGGGCTGAAACTAATGGGAGTCTTCTCGCTGCTAGGACTACCAATCTAG
- a CDS encoding FmdE family protein, which yields MHRFLEALAEAERFHGHICPGLIIGVKMGLAALKLLGSSRSEDEEIVAIVENDSCAVDGIQVVVGASLGKGNLFVKMYGKMAATFYSRKTGEAYRLVLTQEGRQKLLSALSDKGFFSQDKEARKGALEAIERIRDEDLFKIQRVIVEIPPQAQIRNSVACDECGELTMETLTLSVNGRRLCIPCATKEKYYKLKTNF from the coding sequence ATGCACCGCTTTCTAGAAGCGCTAGCCGAGGCTGAACGCTTCCACGGCCACATATGCCCCGGGCTAATTATAGGGGTCAAGATGGGGCTCGCAGCCCTAAAGCTCCTAGGATCCAGTAGGTCAGAAGATGAAGAGATAGTGGCCATAGTGGAAAACGACAGCTGCGCCGTCGACGGAATACAAGTCGTGGTCGGCGCGTCACTAGGTAAGGGGAACCTTTTCGTCAAAATGTACGGTAAAATGGCTGCAACGTTCTACTCTAGGAAAACCGGGGAAGCCTACAGGCTGGTCCTCACGCAAGAAGGTAGACAAAAGCTCCTCAGCGCTCTTTCAGACAAAGGATTCTTCAGCCAAGATAAAGAAGCAAGAAAGGGAGCCTTGGAAGCGATAGAAAGGATACGGGACGAGGATCTATTCAAGATACAGAGAGTGATCGTTGAGATCCCCCCACAAGCCCAAATAAGAAACTCGGTAGCTTGCGACGAGTGCGGGGAACTGACGATGGAAACTTTGACGTTAAGCGTGAACGGTAGACGCCTCTGCATACCGTGCGCCACGAAGGAAAAATATTACAAGCTGAAAACTAACTTTTAA
- a CDS encoding NADP-dependent isocitrate dehydrogenase: MDKPLVELDGDEMARVMWALVKENLIQPYVDLKTEYYDLHIKRRDETNDAITVRAAEAIKRWGVGVKCATITPNVERVKEYGLKREWRSPNATIREILDGTLFRSPIIIRNIAPAVRFWRKPIVVARHAYGDIYSGVGLRFEEAGEAEIVYRSASGSEVRVKLPPLKGPGVLQAYHNLDASIESFARASFKYALINGLDLWFAAKETISKVYDSRFKEIFARVYEEEFKEEFQRRGLNYEYYLIDDAYSRAMRSEGGFVWATKNYDGDVVSDMVASAFTGTLALMTSELLSPEGYYMAEAAHGTVQKHYYKYLKGEKTSTNPTAIIFAWARGLKERGRRDGITELVAFSEKLEEAVRRTIEEDKVMTQDVARVAEPPVNAVVTTEQFIEAVKRNLEKILEKTT; this comes from the coding sequence ATGGACAAGCCCCTGGTTGAGCTTGACGGAGACGAGATGGCCAGGGTTATGTGGGCTCTAGTCAAGGAGAATCTGATACAGCCATACGTTGACCTAAAAACGGAGTACTACGACCTTCACATCAAACGTAGAGATGAAACGAATGACGCGATTACCGTGCGCGCTGCGGAAGCCATAAAGAGGTGGGGCGTCGGCGTCAAGTGCGCCACGATAACACCTAACGTCGAGAGAGTTAAAGAGTATGGTCTTAAAAGAGAGTGGAGGAGCCCTAACGCGACGATAAGGGAGATACTTGACGGAACCCTGTTCAGGTCGCCGATAATTATCAGGAACATTGCCCCCGCCGTAAGGTTCTGGAGGAAGCCCATAGTCGTCGCCAGACACGCTTACGGAGACATATACTCCGGCGTAGGGCTAAGGTTTGAGGAGGCCGGTGAAGCCGAGATAGTTTACAGGTCTGCTTCCGGCTCAGAAGTCAGAGTAAAGCTTCCACCGCTCAAGGGGCCCGGAGTTCTTCAAGCATACCACAACCTGGATGCATCCATAGAAAGCTTCGCGAGAGCCTCCTTCAAGTACGCTCTCATAAACGGGTTAGACCTCTGGTTCGCAGCGAAAGAAACCATATCAAAAGTCTACGACTCTAGGTTTAAGGAGATTTTCGCCAGGGTCTACGAGGAAGAGTTTAAGGAGGAGTTTCAGAGGAGGGGGCTCAACTACGAGTACTACTTGATAGACGACGCTTACTCTAGGGCCATGAGGTCGGAGGGGGGCTTCGTCTGGGCGACGAAAAACTATGATGGAGACGTGGTCTCCGACATGGTCGCTTCAGCCTTCACTGGAACGCTCGCCTTAATGACCTCCGAGCTACTATCGCCGGAAGGATACTACATGGCTGAGGCGGCCCACGGAACAGTTCAGAAACACTACTACAAGTATTTGAAGGGAGAAAAAACCTCCACGAACCCAACAGCAATAATATTCGCTTGGGCAAGAGGGCTCAAGGAAAGGGGCAGAAGAGATGGGATAACGGAGCTTGTCGCTTTCTCGGAGAAGCTAGAGGAAGCGGTCAGGAGGACCATAGAAGAGGACAAGGTGATGACCCAAGACGTCGCAAGGGTAGCAGAGCCTCCAGTAAACGCTGTGGTGACAACAGAGCAGTTCATCGAAGCGGTCAAAAGAAACCTAGAAAAAATACTTGAAAAAACAACGTAG